Below is a genomic region from Methanosphaera sp. WGK6.
ATGAAATACTTGTAACTAACTATTAGGAAGTAAAAAAATAATGGTTCAATATAAACAATTAGGTTATAATAATTTTGAAGAGTATTATGAAGATTTTCAAAATAATTTACTATTCAATAACCATACATATAATTATTTTGTAGATTGGGATAAAGTTTTCAATAAAATAAAAGAATATATGATTGAAATATCTATTTTAAACACTTTAAGTAAAGTAGATGAAAAAGAATTAGAATCTACATTTAAGAAAATTATACTAACTTATCCAGAAGTTGTTCCAATATTACCTTCAATTCTTGCTATTCGTAAGTTTGATGAGAAAAAGAAAATATATATTCTTGATGATACCTTTAAAACCTATGATTTCAGTGCTGATGGATTTAATCCTGATGAAATTGTTAATTTTGCTAATAAAACAGGATTACTAAAGTTATTTAATAAAATTAATGATCTTTATGCTTATCTTCTAGGTACAGAGGTTGGCTTAGATTCTAATGCTAGAAAAAATCGTAGTGGAACTATCTTTGAAAGTATTATTGAAGAAAAATTAAAAGAAAAACTTGAAAATACGCCATATGAAATTAAAGTTCA
It encodes:
- a CDS encoding type II restriction endonuclease, with protein sequence MVQYKQLGYNNFEEYYEDFQNNLLFNNHTYNYFVDWDKVFNKIKEYMIEISILNTLSKVDEKELESTFKKIILTYPEVVPILPSILAIRKFDEKKKIYILDDTFKTYDFSADGFNPDEIVNFANKTGLLKLFNKINDLYAYLLGTEVGLDSNARKNRSGTIFESIIEEKLKEKLENTPYEIKVQEMVEGIIRVKRADFIISLNNKQLIIIECNFYSSTGSKPIEVTNAYKELQKEVDKTNVKFLWITDGIGWKKMKKTIKNGMETIDYIINYSMLSKTIDILLDL